One window of Dechloromonas sp. ZY10 genomic DNA carries:
- a CDS encoding flagellar hook-length control protein FliK, whose protein sequence is MLPDLLTPRLRPGLDTSIPATTPVKNIADALADFSPGQKIMAEIQAMLPNGAYRALVGQRELTLALPFSAKAGDTLELEVQENDGQLVLAVIRDKGTGDGQATPRHDSASTTLSSTGRLIGDLLGEVTRDSKRPPPITLNGNQPLITAGPIDAEALAASLKQALGQSGMFYEAHQAKWVHGTLPEAHLRQEPQGKLPPQASNAEEAFAPPPASGKDNLPPPASAASPPVFAGGEIHRDAVPLVQHQLDALATQQFVWQGQAWPGQPMHWEIAEEENPNRNQDNDDSNRWRTRLQLKLPQLGGIDATLQLLPGGEIRIRMRADSEQGEQALREASGKLQQQYEDAGLTLSQLQIDHELPETLPVT, encoded by the coding sequence ATGCTGCCCGACCTGCTTACCCCAAGGCTACGCCCGGGGCTGGACACCAGCATCCCGGCAACCACACCAGTAAAAAACATTGCCGATGCCCTGGCTGACTTCAGCCCAGGGCAGAAAATCATGGCCGAAATCCAGGCCATGCTACCCAATGGAGCGTATCGCGCACTGGTCGGACAACGTGAACTGACGCTAGCCCTGCCGTTCTCGGCCAAGGCTGGCGATACCCTGGAACTGGAAGTTCAAGAAAATGACGGTCAACTGGTGCTGGCAGTCATCCGCGACAAAGGCACCGGCGATGGCCAAGCCACGCCACGCCACGACTCAGCCTCGACCACTCTCAGCAGCACCGGCCGCCTGATCGGCGATCTGCTTGGCGAAGTCACCCGCGACAGCAAGCGCCCCCCTCCGATCACCTTGAATGGCAACCAGCCCCTGATCACCGCCGGGCCAATTGATGCCGAAGCACTCGCTGCTTCACTCAAGCAGGCACTAGGGCAAAGCGGAATGTTTTACGAAGCACATCAGGCAAAGTGGGTGCACGGAACGCTCCCGGAAGCCCACTTGCGTCAGGAGCCACAGGGCAAACTCCCCCCCCAGGCAAGCAATGCGGAAGAAGCCTTTGCCCCGCCACCGGCCAGTGGCAAAGACAACCTCCCTCCACCCGCATCGGCAGCAAGCCCTCCTGTATTTGCAGGTGGCGAGATACACCGCGATGCGGTTCCCTTGGTTCAGCACCAGTTGGATGCACTGGCGACCCAGCAATTCGTCTGGCAAGGGCAAGCCTGGCCAGGACAACCGATGCACTGGGAAATCGCCGAAGAGGAGAACCCAAACCGCAACCAGGATAACGACGATAGCAACCGCTGGAGAACCAGACTGCAACTTAAGTTGCCACAACTCGGCGGTATTGATGCCACCCTGCAATTATTGCCGGGTGGTGAAATTCGTATCCGCATGCGAGCGGACTCAGAACAGGGGGAACAAGCCCTGCGCGAAGCCAGCGGAAAACTACAGCAACAATACGAGGATGCCGGCCTAACCTTGAGCCAGTTGCAAATTGACCATGAACTCCCCGAAACCCTCCCCGTTACGTGA
- a CDS encoding flagellar protein FliT — MTSNLSAGGSIELNRLVDTSRRLEHLLAIQAWDDIVELAPEIGQLCEMLNRIELSSRPELLQQADTFIVLEQKIRPLLQERLADLRHELSSQQNTSRLNNIYSP; from the coding sequence ATGACCTCCAATCTCTCTGCCGGCGGCAGCATCGAATTGAACAGACTGGTCGATACCAGCCGCCGCCTTGAGCATTTACTAGCCATTCAGGCATGGGACGACATCGTCGAATTAGCCCCGGAAATCGGGCAGCTCTGCGAGATGCTTAATCGAATCGAATTGTCTAGCCGCCCCGAATTGCTGCAGCAAGCAGACACTTTTATCGTCCTTGAACAAAAAATTCGCCCGCTCCTCCAAGAGCGACTGGCCGATCTCCGACACGAGTTGTCCAGCCAGCAAAACACCAGCCGACTGAATAATATTTACTCGCCTTGA
- the fliS gene encoding flagellar export chaperone FliS gives MFSQARGVNQYQQVEIETSVSSASPHSLILLLMEGSLVAINIAKARMTEGDIPGKGEAISKAIALIDEGLRTSLDLDAGGEIAQNLDALYEYMCHQLLMANMKNTPDRLDEVIRLMSEIRDAWKAIGEQPSASEFQPTAPNLSQQPEAVPRSYGAA, from the coding sequence ATGTTCAGCCAGGCACGCGGAGTCAATCAGTACCAACAAGTCGAGATCGAAACCTCGGTCAGCAGCGCATCCCCCCATAGCCTAATTTTGTTGCTCATGGAGGGCTCACTGGTCGCAATCAATATTGCAAAAGCCCGAATGACGGAGGGTGACATCCCAGGAAAGGGCGAAGCCATCTCCAAAGCGATCGCCCTGATTGATGAAGGGTTGCGCACCAGCCTCGACCTGGATGCCGGTGGCGAGATAGCTCAGAACCTCGACGCCCTTTACGAATACATGTGCCACCAATTGCTGATGGCCAACATGAAAAACACCCCGGACAGGCTGGATGAGGTTATTAGGTTAATGAGCGAAATCCGCGATGCCTGGAAAGCCATTGGCGAACAGCCCAGCGCCAGTGAATTCCAGCCCACCGCCCCCAATCTCAGCCAACAGCCGGAAGCAGTTCCGCGCAGCTACGGTGCTGCATGA
- the fliD gene encoding flagellar filament capping protein FliD: MSGISSPGIGSNLDVNGIVSKLMTIEQQPLNRLTRLEASAQARLSAYGMIKGAISSFQGTMAGLASASKYTSLSASSSDSAVMTASASSIATPGTYSLEVTKIAKEQKLRSDVLSTTSINDAIGTGTLTIQLGTYSGGVFTANSDKAATSITIDSSKQTIGGIRDAINAANAGVTATIINDGTGFRLSLTSNSTGASNSLKVSVSGDSGGTDTDNTGLSKIAYDPAAAAGSGKNLTESQAAQDAQLTVDGIAVTKPSNTLTDVIQGVTLNLLKESTVGTPIKVSVSRSNSALTSAAQDFVKAYNEIAGTIAELTKYTPKTASSSAQAGVLMGEAAPRSILSQLRNGLTQSVAMLDGKKMTLSDLGIAFQKDGTMAVDTAKLNKVAEANPELVAGFFATAGRASDSGVKYISAGSSTSVGTYNLSVSQMATKGSLVASGAANLTITDANKTLTVSLDGASATVTLGTGTYTAASLAAEVQSRINGTSAFKQSGLAIGVTESAGVLTFTSASYGSSSKVSIGGAGAADLLGGTGTETAGINVAGTINGNNATGSGQTLTGENGIKLSVIAGSTGDRGNVYFTRGFGAIMEEVAKSLTNTKTGGLAGATGGIDSELKDIASRREVMNRRLADTEKRLRAQYTSLDVMIGKMSTTSSYLSQQLAALARSNG, encoded by the coding sequence ATGTCAGGCATTTCATCCCCTGGTATTGGCTCCAATCTGGACGTCAACGGCATCGTCAGCAAATTGATGACGATCGAGCAGCAGCCACTCAACCGCCTGACCCGCCTGGAGGCCAGCGCACAAGCCCGGCTGTCCGCATACGGCATGATCAAGGGCGCAATATCATCGTTTCAGGGAACGATGGCCGGCCTCGCCTCGGCATCGAAATACACCTCGCTCAGCGCCTCGTCGTCCGATAGTGCCGTGATGACCGCCAGCGCCTCCTCGATCGCTACTCCGGGCACCTACTCCCTGGAAGTAACCAAGATCGCCAAGGAACAGAAACTGCGCTCGGACGTGCTGTCCACCACCTCGATCAACGACGCCATCGGCACCGGCACGCTGACCATTCAGCTGGGCACTTACAGCGGTGGCGTTTTCACTGCCAATAGCGACAAGGCAGCAACGTCGATCACGATCGATAGTTCCAAACAAACCATCGGCGGCATTCGCGATGCGATCAACGCCGCCAATGCCGGCGTCACCGCAACGATCATCAACGATGGCACGGGCTTTCGCCTATCCCTGACCTCAAACAGTACTGGCGCATCGAACAGTCTCAAGGTATCAGTCAGCGGAGACAGCGGCGGCACCGATACCGACAATACCGGCCTGTCAAAAATTGCCTACGACCCGGCAGCCGCTGCCGGCAGCGGCAAAAACCTGACCGAAAGCCAGGCAGCGCAGGATGCACAGTTGACCGTGGACGGAATTGCAGTCACCAAACCCAGCAACACTCTGACAGACGTCATTCAGGGGGTGACGCTCAACCTGCTCAAGGAATCAACGGTCGGCACCCCAATCAAGGTTTCGGTCAGCCGCTCCAATAGCGCACTCACCAGTGCCGCCCAGGATTTTGTGAAAGCCTACAATGAAATCGCCGGGACCATTGCGGAACTCACCAAATACACCCCAAAGACAGCCAGCTCCTCGGCTCAGGCCGGAGTGCTCATGGGCGAGGCCGCACCGCGCAGCATCCTTTCCCAGTTGCGCAACGGCCTGACCCAGTCCGTTGCCATGCTCGACGGAAAGAAAATGACCCTCTCTGATCTGGGGATCGCCTTCCAGAAAGACGGGACAATGGCGGTCGACACTGCCAAGCTGAACAAAGTCGCCGAAGCAAACCCGGAACTGGTTGCTGGGTTTTTCGCGACTGCCGGCAGGGCATCAGACAGCGGCGTCAAGTACATCAGCGCCGGTAGCAGCACTTCGGTTGGCACCTACAATCTTTCGGTTAGCCAAATGGCCACCAAGGGTAGCCTAGTAGCCAGCGGTGCCGCCAACCTGACCATCACCGATGCCAACAAGACACTGACCGTCAGCCTTGACGGGGCTTCCGCAACCGTTACGCTGGGCACCGGCACCTACACTGCAGCATCCCTGGCCGCTGAAGTCCAGTCCAGAATCAACGGTACCAGCGCATTTAAGCAATCCGGTCTGGCTATTGGTGTCACAGAATCAGCCGGCGTCCTGACCTTCACTTCGGCCAGTTACGGCAGCAGTTCCAAAGTCTCGATCGGCGGGGCTGGCGCAGCAGATTTGCTGGGCGGCACAGGTACCGAAACCGCAGGCATCAACGTTGCCGGAACCATCAATGGCAACAATGCCACAGGCTCGGGGCAAACCCTGACTGGCGAAAATGGAATCAAGCTTTCGGTCATTGCCGGCTCCACCGGCGACCGCGGCAATGTCTACTTCACCAGAGGCTTTGGGGCGATCATGGAAGAGGTCGCCAAATCCCTCACCAATACCAAGACCGGCGGCCTAGCTGGTGCTACAGGTGGCATCGACAGCGAATTGAAAGATATTGCCAGCCGCCGGGAAGTCATGAACCGGCGCCTGGCGGACACAGAGAAACGCTTGCGTGCACAGTACACATCCCTCGACGTAATGATTGGCAAGATGTCTACCACTAGCTCCTATCTTTCCCAACAATTAGCCGCACTGGCTCGCTCAAACGGTTAA
- a CDS encoding flagellar protein FlaG codes for MNITQPGSVTTSSQAATVASRTSTPNPPKDLPVALQNATRASLAASQELSTRQETEKKLDENEAKTLTEAANSELANLTTALAFSVDRDINRFIVRLVDTSSQETLRQYPAEEMIEVFKALKRVNELMTPEQAQGTRGLGSDLSSGVLFRGKA; via the coding sequence ATGAACATCACCCAACCCGGTTCCGTGACCACCAGCAGCCAAGCCGCAACAGTGGCTTCACGCACCTCAACGCCCAATCCCCCAAAGGATTTACCTGTCGCACTGCAAAATGCGACGCGGGCCTCCTTGGCCGCATCGCAAGAGTTAAGCACTCGGCAAGAAACCGAAAAGAAACTCGACGAAAACGAAGCCAAGACGCTAACCGAAGCCGCCAACAGTGAACTTGCCAACTTGACCACTGCCCTCGCCTTCAGCGTAGATCGGGACATCAACCGTTTCATTGTCAGGCTGGTCGACACCAGTTCCCAGGAAACGCTGCGCCAGTACCCGGCCGAAGAAATGATCGAAGTATTCAAAGCACTCAAGCGCGTCAATGAACTGATGACACCGGAGCAAGCCCAGGGCACCCGGGGTCTAGGCAGCGACCTGAGCAGTGGCGTACTATTCAGAGGCAAGGCTTAG
- a CDS encoding flagellin: MQVINTNVASLNAQRNLTNSGNGLAVSLQRLSSGMRINSAKDDAAGLAISERMTGQIRGLDQARRNSNDGISLAQTAEGALNQMGSIVQRIRELSVQSANATNSSSDRQALNAEVSQLVSELDRFAQTTEFNGQALFNGTFGSATFQVGANANQTITTSNNNYRTTQYGTFQVSNANANGVTYATSGQSATGTSAGVGNISGTVASGSSSAFSKVIVNGAGGSATIGVSSGSSAKDIATAVNAVGFTGVKATATTNATLQLSGTTGSSATNFTFNLTGTNSSQVQVSFTYGGNTAAGLSAAVTAFNDVSSKTGITAKLNSTADGIELTAADGSTIFLDNQSSASSGSVTVSGTANSGGGTFASSITGGMAVGIGGQLSFDSDKSYNVGTSGATLASGAIGAQVTSGSALIGSLQSVATLDISTVEGATRALRIADSAIQSINSQRAVYGALQSRFENTVANLQTASENLASARSRIRDTDFAAETASLTRSQILQQAGTAMLAQANQLPQGVLSLLRG, encoded by the coding sequence ATGCAAGTTATCAACACCAACGTCGCATCGCTGAATGCGCAACGCAACCTGACCAATAGCGGTAACGGCTTGGCAGTTTCCCTGCAACGTCTCTCCTCCGGCATGCGTATCAACTCTGCCAAGGACGACGCAGCCGGCTTGGCCATTTCTGAACGGATGACCGGCCAGATTCGCGGCCTGGATCAAGCCCGCCGCAACTCCAATGACGGTATTTCCCTGGCCCAGACCGCTGAAGGCGCGCTGAACCAGATGGGTAGCATCGTCCAGCGCATTCGCGAACTGTCCGTCCAGTCCGCCAACGCCACCAACAGCTCTTCCGACCGCCAGGCACTGAACGCCGAAGTCAGCCAGCTGGTTTCCGAACTCGACCGCTTCGCCCAAACCACCGAATTCAACGGCCAGGCGCTGTTCAACGGCACCTTCGGCTCCGCCACCTTCCAGGTCGGCGCCAATGCCAACCAGACCATCACCACCAGCAACAACAACTACCGCACCACCCAATACGGCACGTTCCAGGTTTCGAACGCCAACGCGAACGGCGTCACCTATGCCACCTCTGGCCAGTCGGCAACCGGCACCAGCGCCGGCGTCGGCAACATTTCCGGCACGGTCGCATCGGGCTCCTCCAGCGCATTCTCCAAGGTGATTGTGAACGGCGCAGGCGGCTCGGCCACCATTGGCGTGAGCAGCGGTTCGTCGGCCAAGGATATTGCCACTGCTGTCAATGCCGTCGGCTTCACCGGCGTCAAGGCTACCGCCACCACCAACGCCACCCTGCAGTTGTCCGGCACGACTGGCTCAAGCGCTACCAACTTCACCTTCAACCTGACCGGCACCAACTCGTCGCAGGTTCAGGTCAGCTTCACCTACGGCGGCAACACCGCCGCCGGCCTCAGCGCTGCCGTGACCGCCTTTAACGACGTTTCGTCCAAGACCGGCATCACCGCCAAGCTCAACTCTACCGCCGACGGTATTGAACTGACCGCCGCAGACGGCAGCACGATCTTCCTGGACAACCAGAGCAGCGCCAGTTCCGGATCCGTAACCGTCTCCGGTACCGCCAACTCCGGCGGGGGCACCTTCGCCTCCAGCATTACCGGCGGCATGGCAGTCGGTATCGGCGGCCAGCTCTCCTTCGATTCCGACAAGTCCTACAACGTCGGTACTTCTGGTGCAACCTTGGCCTCCGGTGCGATTGGCGCCCAGGTAACCTCGGGCAGCGCCCTGATCGGCTCCCTGCAATCGGTTGCCACCCTGGACATCTCGACCGTTGAAGGCGCCACCCGCGCACTGCGTATCGCCGACTCGGCAATCCAGTCGATCAACAGCCAGCGAGCCGTGTATGGCGCACTGCAGAGCCGCTTCGAAAATACCGTAGCCAATCTGCAAACTGCATCGGAAAACCTGGCATCCGCCCGTAGCCGCATTCGCGACACCGATTTTGCAGCCGAAACCGCGTCCCTCACCCGTTCGCAGATTCTGCAACAAGCAGGTACCGCAATGCTGGCACAGGCCAACCAACTCCCGCAAGGCGTGCTCTCCCTGCTCCGCGGCTAA
- a CDS encoding flagellin: MQVINTNIPSLNSQRHLSQTGASLSSALQRLSSGLRINSAKDDAAGLAISERMTGQIRGQDQARRNANDGVSLAQTAEGALNQMSSILQRIRELSVQSVNASNTSSDRQALNAEVSQLVSELDRFSMTAEFNGMKLFDGTFGSAVYQVGANANQTITSTTSNYRTTQYGTYQLANAGATGKTYATSGQSATGTSAGVGNLSGVVVSGSSGANSKLLVNGAGGSATIAVTSGSSAKDIATAVNAVSFTGVKATATTNATLQLSGTAGSSATNFVFNLTGTNSSQVQVSFTYGGNTAAGLSAAVTAFNDVSSKTGITAKLNSTADGIELTASDGSTIFLDNQSTTSSGSMTISGTANSGAGTFASSITGGMATAIGGQLVFDSDKSYNIGTSGANLVSGAAGAQITSGTSQIGSLQAVALLDISTADGATAAIRIADSAIQSINNQRAIFGALQSRFENTIANLQTSSENLSAARSRIRDADFAAETAALSRAQILQQAGTAMLAQANQIPQNVLSLLK; this comes from the coding sequence ATGCAAGTCATCAACACCAATATCCCGTCGCTCAATTCGCAACGGCACCTTAGCCAGACTGGCGCCTCGCTGAGTTCTGCGCTGCAACGCCTGAGTTCAGGCCTGCGCATCAACTCCGCCAAGGACGACGCTGCCGGCCTTGCCATTTCTGAGCGGATGACCGGACAGATTCGCGGCCAGGATCAGGCTCGCCGTAACGCCAACGACGGCGTTTCGCTGGCCCAGACGGCCGAAGGCGCACTGAACCAGATGAGCAGCATTCTGCAGCGCATCCGTGAGCTGTCGGTACAATCGGTCAATGCCTCGAATACCTCCTCGGACCGCCAAGCCCTGAACGCGGAAGTTTCTCAGCTAGTGTCCGAGCTGGATCGTTTTTCGATGACCGCTGAATTCAACGGCATGAAGCTGTTTGACGGCACTTTCGGTAGCGCGGTCTATCAGGTCGGCGCCAACGCCAACCAGACGATTACCTCGACAACCTCGAACTACCGGACAACGCAATACGGCACCTACCAGCTCGCCAACGCCGGCGCTACCGGCAAAACTTACGCCACCTCAGGCCAGTCGGCCACCGGCACCAGCGCCGGCGTCGGCAACCTCTCCGGGGTCGTCGTATCAGGCAGCAGCGGCGCCAACTCCAAGCTTCTGGTCAACGGTGCCGGCGGCTCGGCAACCATTGCCGTCACCAGCGGCAGTTCGGCTAAAGACATCGCAACTGCGGTCAATGCAGTCAGCTTCACTGGTGTCAAGGCAACCGCCACCACCAATGCCACGCTGCAGCTGTCAGGCACCGCCGGCTCATCCGCCACCAATTTTGTCTTCAACCTGACCGGAACCAACTCTTCACAGGTACAAGTCAGCTTCACTTATGGCGGCAACACCGCGGCCGGCCTCAGTGCCGCCGTCACTGCCTTCAATGATGTCTCGTCCAAGACCGGCATCACCGCAAAACTGAATTCGACGGCAGACGGAATCGAACTGACTGCCTCGGACGGCAGCACGATTTTCTTGGACAACCAAAGCACGACAAGCTCCGGCTCGATGACCATTTCCGGCACGGCCAACTCGGGTGCTGGCACCTTCGCCTCCAGCATCACTGGCGGCATGGCGACGGCAATTGGCGGCCAACTGGTCTTTGATTCCGATAAGTCGTACAACATCGGCACCTCGGGCGCCAACCTGGTTTCCGGTGCGGCAGGCGCACAAATCACCTCCGGAACCTCGCAGATCGGTTCCCTGCAAGCCGTTGCGCTACTCGACATCAGCACAGCCGACGGCGCCACGGCAGCCATCCGGATTGCCGACTCGGCGATTCAGTCGATCAACAATCAGCGCGCCATTTTCGGTGCCCTGCAGAGCCGGTTCGAAAATACGATTGCCAACCTGCAAACCTCTTCGGAAAACCTGTCTGCCGCGCGCAGTCGAATTCGTGACGCCGATTTTGCCGCTGAAACCGCAGCCCTGTCGCGCGCCCAGATCCTGCAACAGGCCGGCACCGCAATGCTGGCTCAGGCAAATCAGATTCCGCAAAACGTACTTAGCCTGCTCAAGTAA